In the genome of Actinomadura graeca, one region contains:
- a CDS encoding D-2-hydroxyacid dehydrogenase: MDQVPPAAGRPPSVVVLIRDDEPPGMAAVEAAGTPVRYVREPDLAAALPGADVLFMWDFWSGALPAAWPASGGPRWVHIASAGVDRLLFPALVEADTVVTNSRGVFDEPIAEYVLGLVLAFAKDLPATLRLQDARRWRHRETERITGARALVVGTGPIGRAIGRRLTAAGLAVSGAGRTGRAADPDLGTVHPMERLDAALAEADYVVLAAPLTERTRDMIDAAALARMKPTARLVNVGRGQLVVEDDLIAALRAGRIAGAALDVFRDEPLPPASPLWGMPNVIVSPHMSGDATGWREDLVRVFAENLRRWTEGRPLRNVVDKDLGYVGSNRGRG, translated from the coding sequence ATGGACCAGGTGCCGCCCGCGGCCGGGAGGCCGCCCTCCGTGGTGGTCCTGATCAGGGACGACGAACCGCCCGGCATGGCCGCCGTGGAGGCGGCGGGGACGCCGGTGCGCTACGTGCGCGAGCCGGACCTGGCCGCCGCGCTGCCCGGCGCCGACGTCCTGTTCATGTGGGACTTCTGGTCCGGCGCGCTCCCCGCGGCCTGGCCGGCGTCCGGCGGGCCGCGCTGGGTGCACATCGCGAGCGCGGGCGTCGACCGGCTGCTGTTCCCCGCGCTGGTCGAGGCCGACACCGTCGTCACCAACTCGCGGGGCGTGTTCGACGAGCCGATCGCCGAGTACGTCCTCGGCCTGGTGCTGGCCTTCGCCAAGGACCTGCCCGCCACCCTCCGGCTCCAGGACGCCCGCCGGTGGCGGCACCGCGAGACCGAGCGGATCACCGGTGCCCGCGCGCTGGTCGTCGGCACCGGCCCGATCGGCCGCGCCATCGGCCGCCGGCTCACCGCGGCGGGCCTCGCCGTTTCCGGGGCGGGGCGCACCGGCCGCGCCGCCGACCCCGACCTCGGCACCGTCCACCCCATGGAGCGGCTGGACGCGGCGCTGGCCGAGGCCGACTACGTGGTCCTCGCCGCCCCGCTCACCGAGCGCACCCGCGACATGATCGACGCCGCCGCGCTCGCCCGGATGAAGCCCACCGCCCGCCTGGTCAACGTCGGCCGCGGGCAGCTCGTCGTCGAGGACGACCTGATCGCGGCCCTGCGCGCCGGGCGGATCGCGGGCGCCGCCCTCGACGTCTTCCGGGACGAGCCGCTCCCGCCCGCCTCCCCGCTGTGGGGCATGCCGAACGTGATCGTGTCCCCGCACATGTCGGGCGACGCGACCGGCTGGCGGGAGGACCTCGTCCGGGTGTTCGCCGAGAACCTCCGGCGCTGGACCGAGGGCCGCCCGCTGCGCAACGTCGTCGACAAGGACCTGGGCTACGTCGGCTCGAACAGGGGGCGGGGATGA
- a CDS encoding Asp/Glu racemase → MTFDPTLVVGPELLAQHGVGVVAPFDFALDRELWRWTPDDVSLFMTRLPYVPVPVTVEMANALSDHSIVRQATRDVLAPEPLAVAYACASGSFIRGATGERELHQTMRSAGAPAVATTSGALVESLGLLGASRIAVVTPYIDAVTERLVSFLDEHGITVVASVGMGLLSHIWKVGYGEIVSAVSAVDRADAEAVFISCTNVPTYDIIAPLEQMIAKPVLTANQVTMCSSLRAMGRAPIGPDQSLVQLSRPTAA, encoded by the coding sequence ATGACCTTCGACCCCACGCTGGTCGTCGGCCCCGAGCTGCTCGCCCAGCACGGCGTCGGCGTCGTCGCCCCGTTCGACTTCGCCCTGGACCGCGAGCTGTGGCGGTGGACGCCCGATGACGTGTCGCTGTTCATGACCCGGCTGCCGTACGTGCCGGTGCCGGTGACGGTGGAGATGGCCAACGCGCTGTCGGACCACTCCATCGTCCGGCAGGCGACCCGGGACGTCCTCGCGCCCGAGCCGCTGGCCGTGGCGTACGCGTGCGCGTCGGGCAGCTTCATCCGCGGCGCGACGGGCGAGCGGGAGCTGCACCAGACGATGCGGTCGGCGGGCGCCCCGGCGGTGGCGACCACGTCGGGCGCGCTCGTGGAGTCGCTGGGGCTGCTGGGCGCGTCGCGGATCGCCGTGGTCACCCCCTACATCGACGCCGTCACCGAGCGGCTCGTCTCCTTCCTCGACGAGCACGGCATCACCGTGGTCGCGTCCGTCGGCATGGGCCTGCTCAGCCACATCTGGAAGGTCGGGTACGGCGAGATCGTCAGCGCCGTCTCCGCCGTGGACCGGGCGGACGCCGAGGCCGTGTTCATCAGCTGCACGAACGTGCCGACCTACGACATCATCGCGCCGCTGGAGCAGATGATCGCCAAGCCGGTCCTCACCGCCAACCAGGTGACGATGTGCTCGTCGCTGCGGGCGATGGGCCGCGCTCCGATCGGCCCGGACCAGTCGCTGGTCCAGCTCTCCCGCCCGACCGCCGCCTGA
- a CDS encoding aspartate aminotransferase family protein, translating into MATLSPLLKQATPVLAARGEGVYLYDTAGRRHLDFTAGIGVTGTGHCHPRVVEAAQRQVATLIHGQYTTVMHEPLLRLTEALGEVLPASLDSLFFLNSGSEAVEASIRLARHATGRQNIVVFQGSFHGRTMGAAALTTAGTKFRAGIGPLMPGVAVAPFPQSYRYGWDEDEATRFALRELDYLLATTSSPADTAAFVVEPVLGEGGYIPAPPAFLEGLRERADRHGVLLVVDEVQTGFGRTGRFWGHEHSAARPDVLITAKGLASGFPLSAIAAPAALMEKAWPGSQGGTYGGNAVACAAALATLEVIRDEDLVGNARRQGVRLHDGLRKVAADHPVIGDVRGLGLMQACEFTAPDGGPDAAAAQRAHKAAAGHGLLLLTCGAFGNVVRMIPPLIVDDAQVDDALALWSAAVADAVG; encoded by the coding sequence ATGGCGACGCTGTCCCCCCTGCTCAAGCAGGCCACCCCCGTCCTCGCCGCGCGCGGTGAAGGCGTGTACCTCTACGACACCGCCGGCCGCCGGCACCTCGACTTCACCGCGGGCATCGGCGTCACCGGCACCGGCCACTGCCACCCGCGCGTGGTCGAGGCCGCGCAGAGGCAGGTGGCGACGCTGATCCACGGGCAGTACACGACGGTCATGCACGAGCCGCTGCTGCGGCTGACCGAGGCCCTCGGCGAGGTGCTGCCCGCGTCCCTGGACTCGCTGTTCTTCCTCAACAGCGGCAGCGAGGCCGTCGAGGCGTCGATCCGCCTGGCGCGGCACGCCACCGGGCGGCAGAACATCGTCGTCTTCCAGGGCTCCTTCCACGGCCGGACGATGGGCGCCGCCGCGCTCACCACGGCGGGCACCAAGTTCCGCGCCGGGATCGGCCCGCTGATGCCGGGCGTCGCCGTCGCCCCCTTCCCGCAGTCCTACCGGTACGGCTGGGACGAGGACGAGGCGACCCGCTTCGCGCTCCGCGAGCTGGACTACCTCCTCGCCACCACCAGCTCCCCCGCCGACACCGCCGCGTTCGTCGTCGAGCCCGTCCTCGGCGAGGGCGGCTACATCCCCGCCCCGCCCGCGTTCCTGGAGGGGCTGCGGGAGCGCGCCGACCGGCACGGCGTCCTGCTCGTCGTGGACGAGGTCCAGACCGGGTTCGGCCGGACGGGCCGCTTCTGGGGCCACGAGCACTCGGCCGCCCGCCCCGACGTGCTCATCACCGCCAAGGGCCTGGCCAGCGGGTTCCCGCTGTCGGCCATCGCGGCGCCGGCCGCGCTGATGGAGAAGGCGTGGCCGGGCTCGCAGGGCGGCACGTACGGCGGCAACGCGGTCGCGTGCGCGGCCGCCCTCGCGACCCTGGAGGTCATCCGCGACGAGGACCTCGTCGGCAACGCCCGGCGCCAGGGCGTCCGGCTGCACGACGGCCTGCGCAAGGTCGCCGCCGACCACCCGGTGATCGGGGACGTCCGGGGCCTCGGGCTCATGCAGGCCTGCGAGTTCACCGCGCCGGACGGCGGGCCCGACGCCGCGGCCGCGCAGCGCGCCCACAAGGCCGCCGCCGGGCACGGGCTGCTGCTGCTGACCTGCGGCGCGTTCGGCAACGTCGTCCGGATGATCCCGCCGCTGATCGTCGACGACGCCCAGGTGGACGACGCCCTGGCGCTGTGGTCGGCGGCCGTGGCCGACGCCGTGGGCTGA
- a CDS encoding TetR/AcrR family transcriptional regulator codes for MPRQPEQRRGRPPRISREEIVGAAGRIVEAEGPGRLTMRRLATEVGSTPMALYHHVRDKEELLVLLLDDYAARMARRPELPDDPRERVVVVASAMRDTLADVPWVVEVLTADDLLAESALWYAEHIVDGLVGCGLTPERAVHGYRAIWYYTAGELLVRAAAGRRRARDDRPTYRERVFAALDPAELPRLAALAGRWAPLTAEDTYLDGLRALVGGLVEAAR; via the coding sequence ATGCCGCGACAGCCTGAGCAGCGCAGGGGCCGGCCGCCCCGGATCTCCCGCGAGGAGATCGTCGGGGCCGCCGGGCGGATCGTGGAGGCCGAGGGCCCCGGCCGGCTGACGATGCGCCGGCTCGCCACCGAGGTCGGCAGCACCCCGATGGCGCTCTACCACCACGTCCGCGACAAGGAGGAGCTGCTCGTCCTGCTGCTGGACGACTACGCGGCCCGGATGGCGCGCCGCCCCGAGCTGCCGGACGACCCCCGCGAGCGGGTCGTCGTCGTCGCGTCCGCGATGCGGGACACGCTCGCGGACGTCCCATGGGTCGTCGAGGTGCTCACCGCCGACGACCTGCTGGCGGAGTCGGCGCTGTGGTACGCCGAGCACATCGTGGACGGCCTCGTCGGATGCGGCCTGACACCGGAGCGGGCCGTCCACGGCTACCGGGCGATCTGGTACTACACCGCGGGGGAGCTGCTCGTCCGCGCGGCGGCCGGGCGGCGCCGCGCCCGCGACGACCGGCCGACCTACCGGGAGCGGGTCTTCGCCGCCCTCGACCCGGCGGAGCTGCCCCGCCTGGCCGCGCTGGCCGGGCGGTGGGCGCCGCTCACCGCCGAGGACACCTACCTCGACGGCCTGCGGGCCCTCGTGGGCGGCCTCGTCGAGGCCGCCCGCTGA
- a CDS encoding DUF3830 family protein, whose translation MTISLERRGVSCVAELLEKDAPRTCEAVWRALPLEGDAYHAKYARNEVYTMVERFADEEVGLENPTVTPIPGDVVYFSFPGGMLDRAFKEEKGIHGLPGVIDLAIFYGRNNLLLNGDVGWVPGNVYATIVEGLDRMAEACNDVWRSGAVGERLVYRRAGS comes from the coding sequence ATGACCATCTCACTCGAGCGGCGCGGCGTCTCGTGCGTCGCCGAACTGCTGGAGAAGGACGCGCCGCGCACCTGTGAGGCGGTGTGGCGCGCCCTGCCCCTGGAAGGCGACGCCTACCACGCCAAGTACGCCCGCAACGAGGTGTACACCATGGTGGAGCGGTTCGCCGACGAGGAGGTCGGGCTGGAGAACCCGACCGTCACGCCGATCCCCGGCGACGTCGTGTACTTCTCCTTCCCCGGCGGGATGCTCGACCGGGCGTTCAAGGAGGAGAAGGGCATCCACGGGCTGCCCGGCGTCATCGACCTGGCGATCTTCTACGGCCGCAACAACCTGCTGCTGAACGGCGACGTCGGCTGGGTGCCCGGGAACGTGTACGCCACGATCGTGGAGGGCCTGGACCGCATGGCCGAGGCGTGCAACGACGTGTGGCGCTCGGGCGCCGTCGGGGAACGCCTGGTCTACCGCCGCGCCGGGTCCTGA
- a CDS encoding DUF1707 SHOCT-like domain-containing protein, whose protein sequence is MTNLPEPAGPSGRPEMRASDADRERIAHVLREAAGEGRLTLEELDERLDAVYAARTYAELEPITRDLPDPGAAASPARPPGTDFRPVDGAPSWRGGIGIMSGFRRGGVWNVPRRFTAFTFWGGGKIDLREARFAEGGTTIHALAVMGGVEVIVPDDLTVHVKGIGIMGGFDQRASGPGAPGSPKVVVRGFAFWGGVNVRRRARKQDKRLRKEARRREAAEIEGTDPP, encoded by the coding sequence ATGACGAACCTGCCTGAGCCCGCCGGTCCGTCCGGGAGGCCGGAGATGCGGGCCTCCGACGCCGACCGGGAGCGGATCGCCCACGTGCTGCGGGAGGCGGCGGGCGAGGGGCGGCTGACCCTGGAGGAGCTCGACGAGCGGCTGGACGCGGTGTACGCGGCCCGGACCTACGCGGAGCTGGAGCCGATCACCCGCGACCTGCCCGATCCGGGGGCGGCGGCCTCGCCTGCGCGCCCGCCGGGGACGGACTTCCGGCCGGTCGACGGCGCCCCGTCCTGGCGGGGCGGCATCGGGATCATGAGCGGGTTCCGGCGCGGCGGGGTGTGGAACGTCCCCCGCCGGTTCACGGCGTTCACGTTCTGGGGCGGCGGGAAGATCGACCTGCGTGAGGCGCGGTTCGCCGAGGGCGGGACGACGATCCACGCGCTGGCCGTCATGGGCGGTGTCGAGGTGATCGTGCCGGACGACCTCACCGTGCACGTCAAGGGCATCGGGATCATGGGCGGGTTCGACCAGCGGGCGAGCGGCCCGGGCGCCCCCGGTTCCCCCAAGGTCGTGGTGCGCGGGTTCGCGTTCTGGGGCGGGGTCAACGTCAGGCGCCGGGCGCGCAAGCAGGACAAGCGGCTGCGCAAGGAGGCGCGGCGCCGCGAGGCCGCCGAGATCGAGGGCACCGACCCGCCCTGA
- a CDS encoding maleate cis-trans isomerase yields the protein MPHQRPRAGFLYPGHSAEDDYPAMERALGGVRLPVVHTLMREDAHRVDALLDIGGAGVLAEGARALRGLGVQAAVWACTSGSFVFGWDGAAAQVEGVREAAGVPASSTSFAFVNAARHLGVRRVAVAATYPADVAELFGAFLGHAGIEVVALSARGIVTAAEVGTLGRAEVLDFVAANDHPGAEAVLVPDTALHTVSWLGELEARVGKPVLTANQVSVWEGLRLAAGVDAPSPRAGFGRLFATPATPTAAAAAAPGPLPARPT from the coding sequence ATGCCGCACCAGCGACCCCGCGCCGGGTTCCTCTACCCCGGCCACAGCGCCGAGGACGACTACCCCGCGATGGAGCGCGCCCTCGGCGGCGTGAGGCTGCCGGTCGTGCACACCCTCATGCGCGAGGACGCCCACCGGGTGGACGCGCTGCTGGACATCGGCGGCGCCGGCGTGCTCGCCGAGGGGGCCCGCGCGCTGCGGGGCCTCGGCGTCCAGGCCGCCGTGTGGGCGTGCACCAGCGGGAGCTTCGTGTTCGGCTGGGACGGGGCGGCGGCGCAGGTCGAGGGCGTCCGCGAGGCCGCGGGCGTGCCCGCGTCCAGCACCTCCTTCGCGTTCGTGAACGCGGCGCGGCACCTGGGCGTGCGGCGGGTGGCGGTCGCCGCGACCTACCCGGCCGACGTCGCGGAGCTGTTCGGCGCGTTCCTCGGCCACGCCGGGATCGAGGTGGTGGCGCTGTCCGCGCGCGGCATCGTCACCGCCGCCGAGGTCGGCACGCTCGGCCGCGCGGAGGTCCTGGACTTCGTCGCGGCCAACGACCACCCCGGCGCCGAGGCGGTGCTCGTCCCCGACACCGCACTGCACACCGTGTCCTGGCTCGGCGAGCTGGAGGCACGGGTCGGCAAGCCCGTCCTCACCGCCAACCAGGTGAGCGTCTGGGAGGGCCTGCGGCTCGCGGCCGGCGTGGACGCGCCGTCCCCGCGCGCCGGCTTCGGCAGGCTGTTCGCGACGCCCGCCACCCCCACCGCCGCCGCGGCGGCCGCTCCCGGGCCGCTGCCGGCGCGACCCACCTGA
- a CDS encoding GntR family transcriptional regulator, whose product MGRLGELEPVPRKSTVEIVSDELRSAIMYGSLEPGAQLGEAELAARLGISRGPLREAMQRLVQEGLLVSEPHRGLFVITLDQGDVEDVYLARLAIEREACRLIMDRNRGEAVVRLTEALEALVEAARERDRVAMSDADQAFHEVLVSSSGSPRLERMAHTLLVETRMCLNALQDTYPEPSVLVDEHRRLVDAIGDGEEGRLLRLIEEHMTDSIERLRPP is encoded by the coding sequence ATGGGCCGATTGGGTGAGCTCGAACCCGTCCCCCGCAAGTCGACAGTGGAGATCGTCTCCGACGAGCTACGGTCGGCGATCATGTACGGCTCGCTGGAGCCGGGCGCGCAGCTCGGCGAGGCGGAGCTGGCCGCGCGGCTCGGCATCAGCCGCGGCCCGCTGCGCGAGGCCATGCAGCGGCTCGTCCAGGAGGGACTGCTCGTCAGCGAGCCGCACCGCGGCCTGTTCGTGATCACGCTGGACCAGGGCGACGTCGAGGACGTCTACCTGGCGCGGCTCGCGATCGAGCGGGAGGCGTGCCGGCTGATCATGGACCGGAACCGGGGCGAGGCCGTCGTGCGGCTGACCGAGGCGCTGGAGGCCCTCGTCGAGGCCGCGCGCGAGCGGGACCGCGTCGCGATGAGCGACGCCGACCAGGCCTTCCACGAGGTGCTGGTCAGCTCGTCCGGCAGCCCCCGGCTGGAGCGGATGGCGCACACGCTGCTCGTCGAGACGCGCATGTGCCTGAACGCGCTCCAGGACACCTACCCCGAGCCGTCCGTGCTCGTCGACGAGCACCGCCGCCTCGTGGACGCCATCGGCGACGGCGAGGAGGGACGGCTGCTGCGGCTCATCGAGGAGCACATGACCGACTCCATCGAGCGGCTCCGGCCTCCCTGA
- a CDS encoding FdhF/YdeP family oxidoreductase — translation MSRKAPADDFDPADDTAGVGVSKPKAWAAGVPGVTAALRQSYGQMGVRRTALTLLRVNQKQGFDCPGCAWPEDDHRHLAEFCENGAKAVAEEATTRRVTREFFARHSVADLAVRSDHWLGQQGRLTEPMILRAGSGHYEPVSWDEAFGLLASELNALDSPDEAVFYTSGRTSNEAAFAYQLFARAFGTNNLPDCSNMCHESSGSALVETIGIGKGSVLLEDLYQADLIFVVGQNPGTNHPRMLSALERAKRAGARIVAVNPLPEAGLMRFKNPQRASGVTGRGTGLADRFLQIRLNGDLALFQALNRLLLESDAPDALDRGFLDAHAHGFEAFRDHVLGLDWDTVLEATGLGRDEITATFGDVLAARRIVVCWAMGLTQHRNSVPTIREVVNFLLLRGNIGRPGAGVCPVRGHSNVQGDRTMGIYEKPAPAFLDALAREFSFEPPREHGLDTVEAIRAMRDGRARVFLGMGGNFVRATPDSAVTEAALRRCRLTAQVSTKLNRSHTVTGAQALILPTLGRTERDVQESGPQLVSVEDSMGMVHGSRGRLAPAAGHLLSEVAIVCRLARATLAGGEFGWEAMERDYDVIRDRISRVVPGFADYNVRVRRPGGFTLPHAPRDERRFPTATGKANLTVNALEVLRVPEGRLLLQTVRSHDQYNTTIYGLDDRYRGIRAGRRVIFVNPLDLAALGVADGAVVDLVSEWEDGVERRAPSFRVVSYPTARGCAAAYFPETNVLVPLDSTADVSNTPTSKSIVIRLE, via the coding sequence ATGAGCCGGAAGGCGCCCGCCGACGACTTCGACCCGGCCGACGACACCGCCGGGGTCGGGGTGTCGAAGCCGAAGGCGTGGGCCGCGGGCGTGCCCGGCGTCACGGCGGCGCTGCGCCAGTCCTACGGCCAGATGGGGGTGCGCCGCACCGCGCTGACGCTGCTGCGCGTCAACCAGAAGCAGGGCTTCGACTGCCCCGGCTGCGCCTGGCCGGAGGACGACCACCGGCACCTCGCCGAGTTCTGCGAGAACGGCGCGAAGGCCGTCGCCGAGGAGGCCACCACCCGGCGCGTCACCCGGGAGTTCTTCGCCCGGCACAGCGTCGCCGACCTGGCCGTGCGGTCCGACCACTGGCTCGGGCAGCAGGGCCGGCTGACCGAGCCGATGATCCTGCGGGCCGGGTCCGGGCACTACGAGCCGGTGTCGTGGGACGAGGCGTTCGGGCTCCTCGCGTCCGAGCTGAACGCCCTGGACTCCCCCGACGAGGCGGTCTTCTACACCTCGGGGCGGACGAGCAACGAGGCGGCGTTCGCCTACCAGCTGTTCGCGCGCGCGTTCGGCACCAACAACCTGCCCGACTGCAGCAACATGTGCCACGAGTCGTCCGGGTCGGCGCTGGTCGAGACGATCGGCATCGGCAAGGGCTCGGTGCTGCTGGAGGACCTGTACCAGGCGGACCTGATCTTCGTCGTCGGCCAGAATCCCGGCACCAACCATCCCCGGATGCTGTCGGCGCTGGAACGCGCCAAGCGGGCGGGCGCCCGGATCGTCGCGGTGAACCCCCTGCCCGAGGCGGGCCTGATGCGGTTCAAGAACCCGCAGCGCGCCTCCGGCGTCACCGGGCGCGGCACCGGCCTCGCCGACCGGTTCCTGCAGATCCGGCTGAACGGCGACCTGGCCCTGTTCCAGGCGCTCAACCGGCTGCTCCTGGAGTCGGACGCGCCGGACGCCCTCGACCGCGGGTTCCTCGACGCCCACGCGCACGGGTTCGAGGCGTTCCGCGACCACGTCCTCGGCCTGGACTGGGACACGGTGCTGGAGGCGACCGGCCTGGGCCGGGACGAGATCACCGCCACGTTCGGCGACGTCCTGGCCGCGAGGCGGATCGTGGTGTGCTGGGCGATGGGCCTGACCCAGCACCGCAACTCCGTCCCGACGATCCGCGAGGTCGTCAACTTCCTGCTGCTGCGCGGCAACATCGGCCGTCCCGGCGCGGGCGTCTGCCCGGTGCGCGGCCACTCCAACGTGCAGGGCGACCGCACGATGGGGATCTACGAGAAGCCCGCGCCCGCGTTCCTGGACGCCCTCGCCAGGGAGTTCTCCTTCGAGCCGCCCCGCGAGCACGGCCTCGACACGGTGGAGGCCATCCGCGCCATGCGGGACGGCAGGGCCCGGGTGTTCCTCGGGATGGGCGGCAACTTCGTCCGCGCGACGCCCGACTCGGCCGTCACCGAGGCGGCGCTGCGCCGCTGCCGGCTGACCGCGCAGGTCTCCACCAAGCTCAACCGCTCGCACACGGTCACCGGCGCGCAGGCCCTCATCCTGCCGACGCTCGGCCGCACCGAGCGGGACGTGCAGGAGAGCGGCCCCCAGCTGGTGTCCGTCGAGGACTCGATGGGGATGGTGCACGGCTCCCGCGGGCGGCTCGCCCCGGCGGCGGGCCACCTCCTGTCGGAGGTCGCGATCGTCTGCCGCCTCGCCCGGGCCACCCTGGCGGGCGGGGAGTTCGGCTGGGAGGCGATGGAGCGCGACTACGACGTCATCCGCGACCGCATCTCCCGCGTCGTCCCGGGATTCGCCGACTACAACGTGCGCGTCCGCCGGCCCGGCGGGTTCACCCTCCCCCACGCGCCCCGCGACGAGCGCCGCTTCCCCACCGCGACCGGCAAGGCCAACCTGACGGTCAACGCGCTGGAGGTGCTGCGGGTGCCCGAGGGGCGGCTGCTGCTCCAGACCGTCCGCAGCCACGACCAGTACAACACCACCATCTACGGGCTGGACGACCGCTACCGCGGCATCAGGGCCGGGCGCCGCGTGATCTTCGTGAACCCCCTGGACCTCGCCGCCCTCGGCGTCGCCGACGGCGCCGTCGTCGACCTCGTCTCGGAGTGGGAGGACGGGGTCGAGCGCCGCGCGCCGTCCTTCCGCGTGGTCTCCTATCCCACCGCGCGCGGCTGCGCGGCGGCGTACTTCCCCGAGACCAACGTCCTGGTCCCCCTCGACAGCACCGCGGACGTCAGCAACACCCCCACGTCCAAGTCGATCGTCATCCGGCTGGAATGA
- a CDS encoding amidase: MTDPAEMTAAELLEGYRAGTLSPVEATEAVLARIGREDPALNAFCLVAGDSAMAAARASADRWRRGATLGALDGVPVSIKDVLLTRGWPTLRGSRSIDPSGPWEEDAPSVARLREQGAVLVGKTTTPEYAWKGVTDSPLTGITRNPWDPARTPGGSSGGAAAAVAAGMAPLALGTDGGGSVRIPAAFTGTFTLKPTYGRVPHYPASPFGTLAHIGPMTRSVGDAALLLDAICGADGRDWSSLPPPTAPFSGGPDGGALRGARIAFSPDLGYASVDPDVAALVAAAAEVFTELGAKVEQADPGFADPVGDFEVLWFAGAAKVVENLPAQARTRLDPGLREICDRGAAYTAGDYLGATARRMDLGRIMGRFHERYDLLLTPTVPIAAFEAGREAPAGAPSRRWTGWTPFTYPFNMTQQPAASLPCGLTSEGLPAGLQVIGARHADALVMAACAAYEQARPWRDARPPSA, from the coding sequence ATGACCGATCCGGCGGAGATGACCGCGGCGGAGCTGCTGGAGGGCTACCGGGCCGGGACGCTGTCGCCGGTCGAGGCGACCGAGGCCGTCCTCGCGCGGATCGGGCGCGAGGACCCGGCGCTCAACGCGTTCTGCCTGGTCGCGGGCGACTCGGCGATGGCCGCCGCGCGCGCCTCGGCCGACCGGTGGCGGCGCGGCGCGACCCTCGGCGCCCTCGACGGCGTGCCCGTCTCGATCAAGGACGTGCTGCTCACCCGCGGCTGGCCCACGCTGCGCGGTTCGAGGTCCATCGACCCGTCCGGCCCCTGGGAGGAGGACGCGCCGTCCGTGGCGCGGCTCCGCGAGCAGGGCGCGGTGCTGGTCGGCAAGACCACCACCCCCGAGTACGCCTGGAAGGGCGTCACCGACTCGCCGCTCACCGGGATCACCCGCAACCCCTGGGACCCCGCCCGCACGCCCGGCGGGTCCAGCGGCGGCGCGGCAGCGGCGGTCGCCGCGGGCATGGCGCCGCTCGCGCTCGGCACCGACGGCGGCGGCTCGGTCCGCATCCCCGCCGCGTTCACCGGCACGTTCACCCTCAAGCCGACCTACGGCCGCGTCCCGCACTACCCGGCCAGCCCCTTCGGCACGCTCGCCCACATCGGGCCCATGACCCGCAGCGTGGGGGACGCGGCGCTGCTGCTCGACGCGATCTGCGGAGCGGACGGCAGGGACTGGTCGTCGCTGCCCCCGCCCACCGCCCCGTTCTCGGGCGGGCCTGACGGCGGTGCCCTGCGCGGGGCGCGCATCGCCTTCAGCCCCGACCTCGGCTACGCCTCCGTCGACCCGGACGTGGCCGCGCTCGTCGCCGCCGCGGCCGAGGTCTTCACCGAGCTCGGCGCCAAGGTCGAGCAGGCCGACCCGGGCTTCGCCGACCCGGTCGGGGACTTCGAGGTGCTGTGGTTCGCCGGCGCCGCCAAGGTCGTCGAGAACCTGCCGGCGCAGGCCCGCACGCGGCTCGACCCGGGGCTGCGCGAGATCTGCGACCGGGGCGCCGCGTACACGGCCGGGGACTACCTCGGCGCCACCGCCCGCCGGATGGACCTCGGCCGGATCATGGGCCGGTTCCACGAGCGCTACGACCTGCTGCTCACCCCGACGGTGCCGATCGCCGCGTTCGAGGCCGGCCGGGAGGCCCCCGCGGGCGCCCCGTCCCGCCGGTGGACGGGCTGGACCCCGTTCACCTACCCGTTCAACATGACGCAGCAGCCCGCCGCGAGCCTGCCGTGCGGCCTCACCTCCGAGGGGCTGCCCGCCGGGCTCCAGGTGATCGGCGCCCGCCACGCCGACGCCCTGGTCATGGCCGCGTGCGCGGCCTACGAGCAGGCCCGGCCCTGGCGGGACGCCCGGCCCCCGTCCGCCTAG